One region of Polynucleobacter sp. MWH-Aus1W21 genomic DNA includes:
- a CDS encoding tartrate dehydrogenase gives MNAKKIFKNPKIAVIPGDGIGKEVMPEGVRALEAANRKFNLGMQFDHFDFASCDYYLKHGKMMPDDWFDTLMKYDAIFFGAVGMPDVLPDHVSLWGSLIQFRRGFDQYVNLRPVRLLPGVPCPLANRKPGDIDFFVVRENTEGEYSSVGGKMFPDTDREIVIQESVFTRQGVDRILQYAFDLAQSRPKKHLTSATKSNGIAITMPYWDERVEAMSKKFTDVRADKYHIDILAAHFVMNPDRFDVVVASNLFGDILSDLGPACTGTIAVAPSGSINPEGKFPSLFEPVHGSAPDIFGKMIANPIGQIWSGAMMLDHLGYPEAGKAIFNAIEKVLASGPGHAPLTPDLGGTAKTDDLGKAIADAI, from the coding sequence ATGAACGCTAAGAAAATTTTCAAAAACCCAAAGATTGCCGTTATTCCTGGCGATGGCATTGGTAAAGAAGTTATGCCTGAGGGCGTACGCGCACTAGAGGCTGCCAATCGTAAATTTAATCTCGGAATGCAGTTTGATCATTTTGACTTCGCAAGCTGTGATTACTACCTCAAGCACGGCAAAATGATGCCGGATGATTGGTTCGATACTTTAATGAAGTACGACGCAATCTTCTTTGGCGCAGTTGGAATGCCTGATGTTCTTCCTGACCATGTTTCATTGTGGGGTAGCTTAATTCAATTCCGTCGCGGCTTTGATCAATACGTCAATTTACGTCCAGTACGCTTGCTGCCAGGTGTTCCTTGCCCATTAGCTAACCGTAAGCCTGGTGATATTGATTTCTTTGTCGTACGTGAGAATACTGAAGGCGAATACTCTAGTGTTGGTGGAAAAATGTTCCCCGATACGGATCGTGAGATTGTTATTCAGGAGTCTGTATTCACAAGGCAAGGGGTTGATCGTATCTTGCAATATGCATTTGATCTTGCGCAAAGTCGCCCTAAGAAGCACCTGACATCAGCTACCAAATCTAACGGCATTGCCATTACGATGCCATATTGGGACGAGCGTGTAGAAGCAATGTCGAAGAAATTTACAGATGTTAGAGCCGACAAATATCACATTGATATTCTGGCGGCACACTTTGTTATGAATCCAGATCGTTTCGATGTGGTTGTTGCATCTAATTTGTTTGGTGACATTCTCTCTGACTTAGGGCCTGCCTGTACCGGCACAATTGCCGTAGCACCATCAGGAAGTATTAATCCAGAAGGCAAGTTTCCATCATTGTTTGAACCTGTGCATGGATCTGCTCCTGACATCTTTGGAAAGATGATCGCCAATCCGATTGGTCAAATTTGGAGCGGGGCGATGATGCTTGATCACCTTGGCTATCCAGAGGCTGGTAAAGCAATATTTAATGCAATTGAAAAGGTATTGGCCTCTGGCCCTGGACATGCGCCCTTAACACCTGATCTTGGCGGAACAGCAAAAACTGACGATTTAGGTAAGGCGATTGCAGATGCAATCTAA
- a CDS encoding SprT family zinc-dependent metalloprotease, with product MKQHTVREAWLEDAVRHLEPVFSKAGYAIPPVRVSCGFPASSSPRTTLGQCWPRERSGGGVNEIFISPKLDEPVQLLDTLVHELCHAVDDCFSGHGEDFKGIAQTVGLEGPARMAHATEELTVKLMMISQELGPYPHQAIVFPPPRPSNASRSKAKCSQCGYEVSLLKKWASYGAPICPKDNIRMLEAVPETIENTADYDTDSVEKGSKKAPDEIRRAIS from the coding sequence ATGAAGCAACATACAGTACGTGAAGCATGGCTTGAGGATGCTGTAAGGCATTTGGAGCCAGTATTTTCAAAAGCGGGTTACGCGATCCCTCCAGTCAGGGTTTCTTGCGGCTTTCCAGCCTCTAGCAGCCCCAGAACAACACTCGGTCAGTGTTGGCCTCGCGAGCGATCTGGCGGCGGTGTTAATGAGATTTTTATCTCCCCTAAATTAGATGAGCCGGTACAACTTTTGGATACCTTAGTGCATGAGCTTTGCCATGCAGTAGACGACTGTTTTAGTGGTCACGGCGAGGATTTCAAGGGAATTGCTCAGACGGTAGGCCTAGAGGGTCCTGCCAGAATGGCTCATGCCACTGAAGAATTAACGGTAAAGCTGATGATGATTAGCCAGGAATTGGGGCCATACCCACACCAGGCCATCGTTTTTCCACCTCCTAGACCTAGCAATGCTAGTCGCAGCAAAGCAAAATGTAGTCAATGTGGCTATGAGGTTAGCTTGCTTAAAAAATGGGCTAGCTATGGCGCACCAATTTGCCCAAAAGATAATATTCGCATGCTAGAAGCAGTTCCAGAGACAATTGAAAATACAGCTGATTACGATACCGATTCTGTAGAAAAGGGTAGTAAAAAGGCACCGGATGAGATCCGCCGCGCCATTAGCTAG
- a CDS encoding amidase — MKDLESLSASQAIKALSKREIKATDLLLSCLDRIGQRENHVKAWTSLGKENALTRAKELDKGAFKGILHGLPIGVKDLYDTYDLPTSYGSPIYANHYPVTDAVSIALMRQAGGIILGKTVTTELASFKSGPTTNPHNSRHTPGGSSSGSAAAVADFMVPLATGSQTAGSMIRPASYCGVVGFKPSLGKVSIAGVKSLSVSLDTLGCFGRSVEDVGLGVAAMSGDHRLAKIETLHNKPRIAICKTSNWSLAQQETATAMAVARHAAERIGKSAVVDLKLPKSCDDITQVQTRIMLSEMSRSFLFERTQFPKKLSLILSKQLTDGAAISYEQYAKDLLFAGNAKSSINALFNDEIDLLIAPSARGEAPELKDGTGDPVFCREWTLLGLPCININVASGPNGLPVGVQLIAGPGKDHFLLSAARAFVHALPDPTLRDQA; from the coding sequence ATGAAAGATCTAGAAAGCCTCAGCGCCTCCCAAGCCATTAAAGCCCTCTCAAAAAGGGAGATAAAGGCCACTGATTTGCTGCTCTCCTGTCTCGACCGCATAGGACAACGGGAGAATCATGTAAAGGCTTGGACGAGCCTTGGCAAAGAAAATGCCTTAACGCGCGCCAAAGAGCTGGATAAGGGGGCATTTAAGGGTATTTTGCATGGCCTACCTATCGGTGTGAAAGATCTGTATGACACCTATGACTTGCCAACCTCTTACGGCTCTCCCATCTACGCCAATCACTATCCAGTAACTGACGCCGTCTCGATTGCATTAATGCGACAGGCGGGCGGCATCATTCTCGGTAAAACGGTTACTACCGAGTTGGCATCATTTAAAAGTGGTCCAACAACAAATCCACATAATTCAAGGCATACGCCCGGAGGATCCTCAAGCGGCTCTGCTGCAGCGGTTGCTGACTTCATGGTGCCTCTAGCAACTGGCAGTCAAACTGCTGGCTCTATGATTCGTCCAGCGTCTTATTGTGGGGTAGTAGGTTTTAAACCGAGTTTGGGCAAAGTCAGTATCGCGGGCGTGAAGAGCCTTTCGGTCTCTTTGGATACTTTGGGATGCTTTGGCAGGTCTGTAGAGGATGTAGGGTTAGGCGTGGCAGCCATGAGTGGCGATCATCGTCTTGCAAAGATTGAGACGCTGCATAACAAACCCCGCATTGCGATTTGCAAGACTTCAAACTGGTCTCTTGCCCAACAGGAAACTGCAACTGCGATGGCTGTAGCACGCCATGCTGCTGAACGCATTGGCAAATCGGCTGTTGTGGACTTAAAACTACCCAAATCCTGTGATGACATCACGCAAGTACAAACTCGCATCATGCTCTCCGAAATGTCTCGCAGCTTTCTATTTGAGCGAACCCAATTTCCAAAGAAATTAAGCTTGATATTGAGCAAGCAACTCACTGACGGCGCTGCAATTAGTTATGAGCAGTACGCAAAAGATTTACTGTTTGCAGGCAATGCTAAATCATCCATCAACGCACTATTCAATGATGAGATTGATCTATTGATAGCTCCCAGCGCTAGGGGTGAGGCACCTGAATTAAAAGATGGGACCGGTGATCCTGTCTTCTGTCGAGAATGGACTCTCTTGGGATTGCCTTGCATCAATATCAATGTAGCCAGTGGTCCCAATGGATTGCCCGTTGGCGTACAGCTGATAGCTGGGCCAGGCAAAGATCATTTTCTTTTAAGCGCAGCAAGAGCTTTCGTGCATGCTCTGCCTGATCCCACTTTAAGAGATCAGGCATAG
- a CDS encoding tripartite tricarboxylate transporter substrate binding protein, which yields MNKYRAIGNVLAVLSFGLAGLASAQSFPDRPITLVVPNPPGGLVDTSARLLSEPLTRVIGQTVVVDNKPGASGNIAYQYVANAKPDGYTLLISYSGYHVGNPALFDKLAWDPIKDFSPVALLTVSTNVIAVHPSVPVNNLKEFIAYAKANPGKLNYASQGNGSVSHIGTEIFKQTTGVEMVHVPYKGSGPAIQDVLAGQVQVFISTPPSLMQHVQSGKLKGLAVTGKNRHPGMPNVPTTAEAGLPSFQLESWVALYAPAGTPAPVIAKLTNSVKQSLALPEVKERSDAAGVELRYLNPAQTDALVKKEIPFWSKAIKAANITLD from the coding sequence ATGAATAAATATAGAGCTATAGGTAACGTATTGGCGGTTTTAAGCTTCGGCTTGGCGGGATTGGCATCTGCTCAATCATTTCCGGATAGGCCGATTACTTTGGTTGTTCCTAATCCACCAGGTGGATTGGTTGATACCTCAGCGCGTTTGTTGAGCGAGCCATTGACAAGGGTGATTGGTCAAACGGTGGTGGTCGATAACAAGCCAGGCGCTAGCGGAAATATTGCGTATCAATATGTTGCCAATGCAAAGCCTGATGGATACACATTATTAATTTCTTACTCTGGGTATCACGTTGGTAACCCTGCATTATTTGACAAGCTTGCTTGGGATCCCATTAAAGACTTTTCACCTGTAGCTTTGTTAACTGTCTCAACTAATGTGATTGCAGTGCATCCATCGGTTCCGGTTAATAACCTGAAGGAGTTCATTGCATACGCAAAGGCAAATCCAGGTAAATTAAATTACGCATCCCAAGGTAATGGCTCGGTTTCTCATATTGGCACCGAGATCTTCAAGCAAACCACTGGTGTAGAAATGGTCCATGTTCCTTATAAGGGGTCGGGTCCCGCAATTCAGGACGTATTGGCAGGGCAGGTTCAAGTATTTATAAGTACACCGCCTTCTCTGATGCAGCATGTGCAAAGTGGAAAGCTGAAAGGTTTGGCTGTTACTGGAAAAAATCGTCATCCTGGTATGCCTAATGTACCAACTACTGCAGAAGCAGGTCTTCCTTCATTTCAGCTAGAGTCTTGGGTTGCCTTATATGCACCAGCAGGCACACCAGCCCCTGTTATTGCAAAACTGACGAACTCAGTAAAACAGAGCTTAGCTTTACCAGAGGTTAAAGAGCGTTCCGATGCAGCTGGAGTAGAGTTGCGTTATCTCAATCCAGCGCAAACTGATGCTTTAGTGAAGAAAGAAATTCCTTTCTGGAGTAAAGCAATTAAAGCGGCAAACATTACGCTTGACTGA
- a CDS encoding NADH:flavin oxidoreductase/NADH oxidase, with protein sequence MSLLFSSYTLNSPRGPLELANRIVVAPMCQYSANNGEATDWHLMHWGNLLNSGAALFIIEATGVSPEARITPACLGLWDDHTEAALKDKLTRARSLAPAVPVFIQLAHAGRKASSATPWNGGQLLAKDQGGWETLAPSAIPQLDGERPPHELSKDELKKLIADFVASAKRADRIGIDGIELHGAHGYLLHQFLSPIANQRTDEYGGSFENRIRFPLELFAAVRSAYQGVLGIRISASDWIEGGWTPEETADFAKQLKPLGCDFVHISSGGISPKQKIAIGPNYQVPFAKIVKDQSGLPTMTVGLITEPQQAEDILQAGDADLIALARAFLYKPRWAWEAAAALDGTVTANERYWRCLPREAQAVFGSVKIGQR encoded by the coding sequence ATGAGTCTTTTATTCTCTAGTTATACCCTCAATTCGCCACGCGGGCCCCTGGAGCTGGCTAATCGTATAGTGGTGGCCCCAATGTGCCAATACTCAGCTAATAACGGCGAGGCAACAGACTGGCATCTAATGCATTGGGGTAACTTGCTCAATAGCGGCGCGGCACTTTTCATTATTGAAGCAACGGGCGTTAGCCCAGAGGCTCGCATAACTCCGGCTTGCTTAGGTTTATGGGATGACCACACAGAAGCGGCACTAAAAGATAAATTAACTCGTGCGCGATCCTTGGCCCCCGCTGTACCAGTATTTATCCAACTAGCTCATGCAGGTCGTAAAGCCTCTAGCGCTACTCCTTGGAATGGCGGTCAACTGCTTGCCAAAGATCAAGGTGGCTGGGAAACGCTAGCGCCTTCAGCTATTCCGCAGTTAGACGGAGAGCGTCCACCTCATGAATTAAGCAAAGATGAGTTAAAGAAGTTGATCGCTGATTTTGTTGCATCGGCCAAGCGCGCAGATCGCATTGGTATTGATGGGATTGAACTTCATGGGGCGCATGGTTATTTATTACATCAATTTTTATCGCCGATTGCTAATCAACGTACCGATGAATATGGCGGCTCGTTTGAAAATCGAATTCGCTTTCCACTGGAGCTATTTGCAGCTGTAAGATCTGCTTATCAAGGCGTTCTTGGCATCCGAATTTCCGCTAGCGATTGGATTGAAGGAGGGTGGACGCCCGAAGAAACTGCGGATTTCGCTAAACAACTAAAGCCATTGGGCTGTGATTTTGTTCATATTTCTTCAGGCGGCATTTCTCCTAAACAGAAAATTGCGATTGGTCCAAACTATCAGGTGCCGTTTGCGAAGATTGTTAAGGACCAATCCGGTTTGCCAACCATGACAGTTGGTTTAATTACAGAGCCTCAGCAAGCAGAAGATATTTTGCAGGCTGGTGACGCTGATCTAATTGCATTGGCAAGAGCATTTTTGTATAAGCCACGTTGGGCTTGGGAGGCTGCTGCGGCTTTGGATGGAACAGTTACGGCAAATGAGCGTTATTGGCGCTGCTTGCCGCGTGAAGCGCAAGCAGTATTTGGTAGTGTAAAAATTGGGCAAAGATAA
- a CDS encoding CoA-acylating methylmalonate-semialdehyde dehydrogenase: MNEPQAFESKEDIGHFVGGNVVNPKDGRFADVYNPTKGSVARRVALASRKEVDAAVAVAQKAFETWSQTSPLRRSRILFKYLELLNANRDELAAIITAEHGKVFTDAQGEVTRGIEIVEFATGIPELLKGDYTEQVSTDIDNWVMRQPLGVVAGITPFNFPVMVPMWMFPMAIACGNTFILKPSPTDPTASLFMAKLLKEAGLPDGVFNVVQGDKEAVDALIENPDIKAVSFVGSTPIANYIYERCAHFGKRSQALGGAKNHMVIMPDADIEKAIDALVGAAYGSAGERCMAISVAVLVGDVAEKIMPKLIERTKTLKVKNGMELDAEMGPIVSKAALERITSYIESGVASGAKLLVDGRGLKVPGNENGFFIGGTLFDNVTPDMKIYLEEIFGPVLSCLRVANFTDALNLVNSCEFGNGVACFTSDGNIAREFARRVQVGMVGINVPIPVPMAWHGFGGWKKSIFGDMHAYGKEGVRFYTKQKSVMQRWPESIAKGAEFVMPTSK; encoded by the coding sequence ATGAACGAACCTCAAGCCTTTGAATCAAAAGAAGATATTGGCCACTTTGTTGGCGGTAATGTAGTTAACCCTAAGGATGGCCGTTTTGCCGATGTATATAACCCTACCAAAGGGTCTGTAGCTCGTCGAGTCGCCCTTGCTAGCCGCAAGGAAGTCGATGCAGCTGTAGCAGTTGCACAGAAGGCCTTTGAGACCTGGAGTCAAACTAGCCCCCTACGTCGTTCGCGTATCTTATTTAAGTACTTAGAGCTCTTAAACGCCAATCGCGATGAATTGGCTGCGATCATTACAGCAGAGCATGGCAAAGTATTTACCGATGCTCAAGGCGAAGTTACTCGTGGAATTGAAATTGTGGAATTTGCCACTGGCATTCCAGAATTGCTCAAAGGTGATTACACGGAACAAGTATCAACAGACATTGATAATTGGGTAATGCGTCAGCCATTGGGTGTAGTTGCTGGCATCACACCATTTAACTTCCCTGTCATGGTGCCAATGTGGATGTTCCCAATGGCTATTGCTTGCGGCAATACATTCATTCTGAAGCCTAGTCCTACCGACCCAACTGCATCTCTCTTTATGGCTAAGCTCCTCAAGGAAGCCGGTCTTCCTGATGGCGTATTCAACGTGGTCCAAGGCGACAAAGAGGCAGTTGATGCTTTGATTGAAAATCCAGATATTAAGGCGGTAAGCTTCGTAGGCTCTACCCCAATTGCGAACTACATTTATGAGCGCTGCGCTCATTTCGGCAAACGTTCACAAGCATTAGGTGGGGCTAAGAATCACATGGTCATCATGCCTGACGCCGATATTGAAAAAGCGATTGACGCATTGGTTGGCGCCGCTTACGGATCAGCTGGCGAACGCTGCATGGCGATTTCAGTAGCAGTCTTGGTTGGTGATGTTGCCGAAAAGATCATGCCAAAGCTGATCGAGCGCACTAAGACATTAAAAGTGAAGAACGGTATGGAGCTTGATGCCGAAATGGGTCCAATCGTCTCTAAGGCAGCTCTTGAGCGCATTACTAGCTATATCGAAAGTGGCGTAGCTTCTGGCGCAAAACTATTGGTAGATGGTCGCGGCCTCAAAGTTCCTGGTAATGAAAATGGCTTCTTTATTGGCGGCACATTATTTGACAATGTCACCCCTGATATGAAGATCTACCTAGAAGAGATCTTTGGGCCAGTATTGTCTTGCCTGCGCGTTGCAAACTTTACAGATGCACTCAACCTAGTGAATTCTTGCGAATTCGGCAATGGCGTTGCTTGTTTCACCAGTGATGGCAATATTGCTCGTGAGTTTGCACGTCGTGTTCAGGTAGGCATGGTTGGTATTAACGTGCCTATTCCAGTGCCAATGGCGTGGCATGGTTTTGGTGGTTGGAAAAAATCCATCTTTGGCGATATGCATGCATATGGCAAAGAAGGTGTTCGTTTCTACACCAAGCAAAAAAGCGTGATGCAACGCTGGCCTGAAAGCATTGCTAAAGGCGCGGAGTTTGTGATGCCTACTTCTAAGTAA
- a CDS encoding DUF1178 family protein → MKVYNLACPLDHRFEGWFASEEDCLAQQDKGILACPVCDSTEITRMPSAPHIGKSSSTELAIPKVESENLSGGVVALTGSDHSQLEAQVQAAFLKGMRDLMGRSEDVGDSFADEARKIHYKESPERSIRGQTTLDEAEALREEGIDVLSMPMIPALKNTLQ, encoded by the coding sequence ATGAAAGTCTATAACTTAGCCTGCCCACTTGATCACCGTTTTGAAGGGTGGTTTGCCTCCGAAGAGGATTGTCTTGCTCAGCAAGACAAGGGGATTCTTGCTTGTCCGGTCTGTGACAGCACAGAAATTACCCGCATGCCATCAGCACCCCATATAGGTAAGTCATCTTCTACAGAACTAGCAATCCCTAAAGTTGAATCTGAAAACCTGAGCGGAGGCGTAGTTGCTCTTACTGGTAGCGATCATTCCCAGCTAGAGGCGCAAGTCCAAGCAGCCTTCTTGAAAGGCATGAGAGATCTGATGGGGCGCTCAGAAGATGTTGGTGATTCATTTGCAGATGAGGCTAGAAAGATTCACTATAAAGAATCGCCTGAGCGAAGTATTCGTGGTCAGACTACTTTGGACGAGGCTGAGGCCTTAAGAGAAGAGGGTATTGACGTGCTATCAATGCCAATGATTCCTGCGCTGAAGAATACCCTTCAGTAA
- a CDS encoding NUDIX domain-containing protein, producing the protein MTEKSFKDLPSGDSHLREERISGEDIYGGLFLNMKRDKIALPNGEVAVREYLTHPGAVAIVAILEDGRILLERQYRYPIAKACIEIPAGKLEIGEDHLLCAKRELEEETGYKARKWSYIRRIHPVISYSTELIDIYLAEDLVAGASHLDDEEFLDVFAATLEQLIGWVEDGEITDVKTTISAYWLDRYRRGLVKPTPIE; encoded by the coding sequence ATGACTGAAAAATCATTTAAAGATCTACCATCAGGTGATTCTCATTTACGCGAAGAGCGCATTTCTGGAGAGGACATTTATGGTGGCCTGTTCCTAAATATGAAACGCGACAAGATTGCTTTGCCAAATGGCGAAGTAGCTGTGCGTGAATACTTAACTCATCCAGGGGCTGTAGCGATTGTTGCAATCCTTGAAGATGGAAGGATATTGCTTGAGCGCCAATATCGCTATCCAATAGCAAAAGCTTGTATAGAGATCCCTGCAGGAAAACTTGAGATAGGCGAAGATCATCTTCTGTGCGCCAAAAGAGAGCTTGAAGAAGAGACAGGTTACAAGGCAAGGAAGTGGAGTTACATTCGTCGTATACACCCGGTGATTTCTTATTCAACTGAACTTATTGATATTTACTTGGCTGAAGATTTGGTCGCAGGTGCGAGCCATCTTGACGATGAGGAGTTCTTAGACGTCTTTGCGGCTACCCTAGAGCAGTTAATCGGGTGGGTTGAGGATGGTGAGATTACGGACGTTAAAACAACGATTTCAGCCTATTGGCTCGACCGTTATCGTAGGGGTTTGGTCAAGCCAACGCCGATCGAATAG
- the nuoN gene encoding NADH-quinone oxidoreductase subunit NuoN yields MQAFDLYAILPELVLLIATCLLLVASVYVPERVISTPGVEQDVFHTPRGVGFVYFFTIILLVYLVFAFVGRMGDPALVAMNGLFQSDPFSNLLKACSCIAVLVSLIYSKQYLMDRALFRPDFIVLALLALLGQFVLISGANLLTLYLGLELMALPTYALVAMRHSSEKSVEAGIKYFILGALASGFLLYGMSMLYGVTGSLDLIEIFKVVADPRVNHLVMAFGLVFIVAGLAFKLGVVPFHMWVPDVYQGAPTAVTLMIAAAPKLAAFALLFRLLVNTLLPLLGDWQPMLVLLAVLSLVVGNVTAIAQTNVKRMLAYSAIAQMGFVLLGMLSVFDDHAFSAAMFYAITYVLTTLGTFGLLMVLSRKGYDCETLDGLKGLNKKHPWFAFIGLVMMFSLAGIPPTVGFAAKLGVLEALVDAEHTFLAVIAVIASLIGAFYYLRVVKVMYFDEPEHEITVSGSGFAKGILGLNSILVLAIGIVPAGLMSLCLDAMRRTLLGS; encoded by the coding sequence ATGCAAGCATTCGACCTATACGCCATCCTGCCGGAACTTGTTTTACTGATAGCAACCTGCTTGCTGTTGGTTGCAAGCGTTTACGTTCCTGAGAGAGTGATATCAACTCCTGGCGTGGAACAAGATGTTTTCCATACCCCACGTGGCGTAGGATTTGTCTACTTCTTCACAATCATTTTGTTGGTTTACTTGGTATTTGCATTTGTGGGTCGCATGGGTGATCCAGCTCTAGTTGCAATGAATGGTTTATTTCAGTCAGACCCTTTCTCAAACTTGCTTAAAGCGTGTTCTTGCATTGCTGTATTGGTAAGCTTGATTTATTCCAAACAGTATTTGATGGATAGAGCTTTATTCCGTCCGGACTTCATCGTATTGGCTTTACTCGCCTTGCTTGGTCAATTTGTATTGATCTCTGGCGCAAATTTGTTGACCTTGTATCTCGGTCTCGAGTTAATGGCGTTACCAACTTACGCTCTAGTGGCGATGCGCCATAGTAGCGAGAAGAGTGTTGAGGCTGGTATTAAGTATTTCATCTTGGGTGCATTGGCGTCAGGCTTCTTGCTTTATGGCATGTCCATGCTTTATGGCGTTACTGGCTCTTTGGATCTCATTGAAATTTTCAAGGTAGTAGCTGATCCTAGAGTTAATCACTTGGTGATGGCTTTCGGTTTGGTATTTATCGTAGCTGGCTTGGCATTTAAATTAGGCGTGGTGCCATTTCATATGTGGGTACCTGACGTTTATCAAGGTGCACCAACGGCTGTAACTTTGATGATCGCAGCAGCTCCAAAGCTGGCTGCTTTTGCATTGTTGTTCCGTTTGTTAGTAAACACCTTGTTGCCATTGCTAGGTGACTGGCAGCCGATGTTGGTGTTGTTGGCAGTCTTATCTCTAGTTGTCGGTAACGTTACTGCGATCGCTCAAACTAACGTTAAGCGTATGCTGGCTTACTCAGCTATTGCGCAAATGGGCTTCGTTCTTTTAGGCATGTTATCTGTATTTGATGATCATGCTTTTAGCGCTGCAATGTTCTACGCCATTACTTATGTTTTGACTACTCTAGGCACCTTCGGCCTGTTGATGGTTCTGTCACGCAAGGGTTATGACTGCGAAACCCTGGATGGTTTAAAAGGTCTTAATAAGAAGCACCCATGGTTTGCCTTTATTGGTCTTGTGATGATGTTCTCCCTGGCTGGTATTCCGCCAACAGTTGGCTTTGCTGCTAAGTTGGGCGTTCTTGAGGCATTGGTAGATGCTGAACATACTTTCTTGGCCGTTATTGCTGTGATTGCATCATTGATCGGCGCTTTCTACTACCTCAGAGTTGTCAAGGTAATGTACTTTGATGAGCCTGAGCATGAGATCACTGTCAGCGGCTCTGGTTTTGCTAAAGGCATCTTGGGTTTAAATAGTATCCTCGTATTGGCTATTGGCATTGTTCCTGCTGGTTTAATGAGTCTATGCTTGGATGCCATGCGCCGCACCTTGTTGGGCTCCTAA